GTTCTCCAGCTGCTGATACAGCTGCCGGTCTACCTCGATGACCAAGCGATGCATACCGCCACCTCCTGCATCGACAACGTTTGCCCTCCCAGTTAACCAAACCCTCGTGCCAGGTGGCTGCGCACCGACGAGCGGGCGATTCAATCCAGCCTGCACGATCGGGTGCAAGGGTCTAGATTGATAGCAAAGCCACCGCAACAATTCGATCTACTGCAATGCTCGGGCTACACACTCGAGCCACAGCAGCCAGCGACACACGCAGTGTCGCGGCCATGCCAGGCCACTGGCGCGGTCAGCGGTTTTGCTGCAGAAGGAGACGTTGAATGCCTTACCTATCGAACGAACTCTTGTTCAACCATTTCAGGGACAGCGGCATCGACCTGAGCAAGATCGACCAGCAACTGCAACTGGTCGCACCGAACAGCCCCAACCTGCCCCTTTACCGCGACATGATGCTGACCATCTTGCGCATGGCCCACGAAGACACAGACCGCTGGAGCGCAAAAATCACTCTGCAGGCACTGCGCGAACTGGACCAGTCGTTCCGCACACTTCAGCGCTACAAAGGGCGCCGCAAGGTGACGGTGTTCGGTTCAGCCCGCACGCCACTGGAACACCCCATGTACGCGTTGGCCCGTGAGCTGGGTGCAACGTTGGCGCGCTCGGACCTGATGGTCATCACCGGTGCCGGGGGCGGCATCATGGCCGCGGCCCACGAAGGGGCAGGCAATGAACACAGCCTGGGGTTCAATATCACGCTGCCCTTCGAACAACACGCCAATGCCACGGTGGGCGGCACCGACAAGCTGCTACCGTTCCACTTTTTCTTTATCCGCAAACTGTTCTTCGTGAAGGAAGCTGATGCCTTGGTGCTCTGCCCCGGGGGCTTCGGGACACTGGATGAAGCGCTGGAAGTGTTGACCCTGATCCAGACCGGCAAGAGCCCACTGGTGCCCGTCGTATTGCTGGACTCACCTGGCGGTACGTTCTGGCGTGATTGCCTGGACTTCATCAGC
The genomic region above belongs to Pseudomonas sp. PSKL.D1 and contains:
- a CDS encoding LOG family protein, whose protein sequence is MPYLSNELLFNHFRDSGIDLSKIDQQLQLVAPNSPNLPLYRDMMLTILRMAHEDTDRWSAKITLQALRELDQSFRTLQRYKGRRKVTVFGSARTPLEHPMYALARELGATLARSDLMVITGAGGGIMAAAHEGAGNEHSLGFNITLPFEQHANATVGGTDKLLPFHFFFIRKLFFVKEADALVLCPGGFGTLDEALEVLTLIQTGKSPLVPVVLLDSPGGTFWRDCLDFISRQLEENRYILPTDLKLLRLVHSADEAVEEINQFYSNYHSSRWLKNQFVVRMHHRLSEAALHEIQEGFADLRLSGKYHQQPDSGAEHEVGSYSHLTRLTFAFNGRDQGRLRELVDFINLPENWAKPQPMHTTQRAREALKVS